A part of Cystobacter ferrugineus genomic DNA contains:
- a CDS encoding OmpA family protein, whose protein sequence is MAALLCCSTSWAQDPLPVFELERLEINPGRGSLLSGNGELMPPGSLSVGLVGQYQHLPFVLRNGGRRLELVRNRGSAVVAGSYGVLPWLELGLQIPVVLWQQGEDPGEVNYTPLASSGLDTPVLQARLGLMSQRYEQPVDLSVDLAAGLPFGNKQALAADAGMRFRARATVGMRMGWLHPALEAGVLLRPRSPLAAASSSAQGLEVGLGALLATTGTGPRGELALRGAFATDTRQPSVELLGGVRLPLSSALDLSVLGGPGVGAAPGTPIARVLLGVSFHSEPPPELERLTEPVPHFRLEEAHTPRADDSPATVVPVPTRELLPPEPAPEPPRPDTGSPPSSLHGTVRFEPGSTALSGDLAELRRLIPLLRSLPAETPILIEAQPAAEANEASDRLLPLRRAQAVRHHLAEYGIAPERMQVRVSGSRGPTSGHVEVFVPSGSGALAQGMP, encoded by the coding sequence GTGGCGGCTCTTCTGTGCTGCTCCACGTCCTGGGCCCAGGACCCCCTGCCTGTATTCGAACTGGAGCGCCTGGAAATCAATCCCGGGCGGGGCTCCCTCCTGTCTGGCAATGGCGAGCTGATGCCACCCGGGAGCCTGAGTGTGGGGCTGGTGGGACAATACCAACACCTGCCGTTCGTGCTGCGCAATGGCGGGCGGCGGCTGGAGCTGGTGCGCAACCGGGGCTCGGCGGTGGTGGCGGGCAGCTACGGCGTGCTGCCCTGGCTCGAGCTGGGCCTGCAGATCCCCGTGGTGCTCTGGCAGCAGGGCGAGGACCCAGGCGAGGTGAATTACACGCCGCTCGCGTCGTCTGGACTCGACACCCCGGTGCTCCAGGCCCGGCTGGGGTTGATGTCTCAGCGGTACGAGCAGCCCGTGGATCTCTCCGTGGACCTGGCGGCCGGGCTGCCCTTCGGCAACAAGCAAGCGCTGGCGGCCGACGCGGGGATGCGCTTCCGCGCGCGCGCGACCGTGGGCATGCGGATGGGCTGGCTCCACCCGGCGCTCGAGGCGGGCGTGCTGCTGCGCCCCCGCAGTCCCCTGGCGGCTGCCTCCTCCTCGGCACAGGGCCTGGAGGTGGGCCTGGGCGCGCTGCTGGCCACCACGGGCACGGGGCCGCGGGGAGAGTTGGCCCTACGAGGAGCCTTCGCCACCGACACCCGCCAGCCCTCCGTCGAACTCCTGGGGGGCGTGCGCCTGCCCCTCTCCTCCGCGCTCGATCTGTCCGTCCTGGGTGGCCCCGGCGTGGGCGCGGCGCCCGGCACGCCCATCGCCCGGGTGCTCCTGGGAGTGAGCTTCCACTCGGAGCCACCTCCCGAGTTGGAGCGCCTCACGGAGCCCGTTCCCCACTTCCGTCTGGAGGAGGCCCACACGCCCCGCGCCGATGACTCGCCGGCGACCGTGGTGCCCGTCCCCACGCGGGAGCTGCTCCCCCCCGAGCCCGCCCCGGAGCCGCCGCGTCCCGACACGGGCTCGCCCCCGTCGTCGCTGCACGGCACGGTGCGCTTCGAGCCGGGCAGTACGGCGCTGTCCGGGGACCTGGCCGAGCTGCGGCGGCTGATTCCGCTGCTGCGCTCCCTGCCCGCGGAGACCCCCATCCTCATCGAGGCGCAACCGGCGGCGGAGGCCAATGAGGCGTCCGACCGGTTGCTGCCGCTCCGGCGCGCGCAAGCCGTACGCCACCATCTGGCCGAGTACGGGATTGCCCCGGAGCGCATGCAGGTGCGTGTCTCCGGCTCGCGAGGGCCCACGAGCGGCCACGTGGAGGTGTTCGTCCCGAGTGGCTCCGGGGCCCTGGCCCAGGGGATGCCCTGA
- a CDS encoding TolC family protein, whose translation MRSFFAVPLCAWLVLCAPAVRAQEKTTSPAPSTEEPLTLEHAVSLAAGQNETARAAGARAEAAEARVARARAFFLPRLSVTGTYTRRPQELTREVGGETVVVQRANALGASVAARVPLFDARGFPLYQAAARDQEATALDAREARRQVAFQAANAFLSTLGQLQVADAAGRRLALARQSLEDARARATAGLASTNDVTRAELDVATAEATLAEAVGQAETSRLELGYLLVAPTRGPLAPPETLLGEASRPVDAFAGLEQGALERRPDLLSARLRVEQQRALAREPLARLFPALSAAAQYSFNNESGLSGRTGNGFLALELSWTLFDGGERYADRRERLALARALEWETVARERRVDVAVESARVSLRTAQASFARGEVAVRAARQNAEETSILYRQGLASSLALSDAQVSQYEAEVSLAQARYSLGTALLELRAAVGLDPLGKEP comes from the coding sequence ATGCGTTCCTTCTTCGCCGTCCCCCTGTGTGCCTGGCTCGTCTTGTGTGCGCCCGCTGTGCGGGCCCAGGAGAAGACCACCTCGCCAGCCCCGTCCACCGAGGAGCCGCTGACGCTGGAGCACGCGGTGTCGCTCGCGGCCGGGCAGAACGAGACGGCGCGGGCGGCCGGAGCGCGGGCCGAGGCGGCCGAGGCGCGGGTGGCCAGGGCCCGGGCCTTCTTCCTGCCGCGGCTCTCCGTCACCGGCACCTACACCCGTCGTCCGCAAGAGCTGACACGGGAGGTGGGGGGGGAGACGGTGGTCGTCCAGCGCGCCAATGCCCTGGGCGCGAGTGTCGCCGCGCGGGTGCCGCTCTTCGACGCGCGAGGCTTCCCGCTGTACCAGGCGGCGGCGAGGGATCAGGAGGCGACGGCCCTGGATGCGCGGGAGGCGCGCCGGCAGGTGGCCTTCCAGGCCGCCAATGCCTTCCTGTCCACCCTGGGGCAGCTCCAGGTAGCGGACGCGGCCGGGCGCCGGCTCGCCCTGGCGCGCCAGTCGCTGGAGGATGCACGGGCGCGGGCCACGGCGGGGCTGGCGAGCACCAATGACGTGACGCGCGCGGAGCTGGACGTGGCCACCGCGGAGGCGACGCTCGCCGAGGCGGTGGGGCAGGCCGAGACGAGCCGCCTGGAGCTGGGCTACCTCCTGGTGGCGCCCACGCGGGGCCCGCTGGCGCCGCCCGAGACGCTGCTCGGCGAGGCCTCGCGCCCCGTGGACGCGTTCGCGGGACTGGAGCAGGGGGCCCTGGAGCGCCGGCCGGATCTGCTCTCCGCGAGGCTGAGGGTGGAGCAGCAGCGGGCCCTGGCGCGCGAGCCCCTGGCGCGGCTGTTCCCCGCGCTCTCCGCCGCCGCGCAGTACAGCTTCAACAACGAGTCGGGCCTGTCCGGGCGCACGGGCAATGGGTTCCTCGCGCTGGAGCTGTCCTGGACCCTGTTCGATGGGGGCGAGCGCTACGCGGATCGCCGCGAGCGGCTCGCCCTGGCGCGGGCGCTGGAGTGGGAGACGGTGGCGCGCGAGCGGCGGGTGGACGTGGCGGTGGAGAGCGCGCGGGTGTCGCTGCGCACCGCCCAGGCGTCGTTCGCCCGCGGCGAGGTGGCCGTCCGGGCCGCGCGCCAGAACGCCGAGGAGACGAGCATCCTGTATCGTCAGGGACTCGCTTCCTCGTTGGCATTGAGTGACGCGCAGGTGAGTCAATACGAAGCCGAGGTCTCCCTGGCGCAGGCCCGGTACTCGCTGGGAACGGCCCTGTTGGAGCTTCGAGCCGCGGTGGGACTCGATCCCCTTGGGAAGGAGCCGTAA